A single region of the Epinephelus fuscoguttatus linkage group LG14, E.fuscoguttatus.final_Chr_v1 genome encodes:
- the gja10a gene encoding gap junction protein alpha 10 a, translating into MGDWNLLGSILEEVHIHSTIVGKIWLTILFIFRMLILGAAAEDVWDDEQSEFVCNTDQPGCKAVCYDRAFPISLIRFWVLQVIFVSAPSLVYMGHALYCIRALEKERHRRRAQLKEEMDEAELALVEQKRVERELRRLDEQKKVKKAPLRGSLLRTYIIHILTRSVVEVCFILGQYVLYGVSLDPLYKCERLPCPNSVDCYISRPTEKTIFMVFMIAIAGVSLFLNILEISHLGIRKIKQTLYGERYTEDDSLIYKSKKKSSSPHLCVMSNVSPHNGPLTQTFKVIPEADIKPPYYNTGLKANQDALRYNNLAHLGHSQTSYICPQPRMPSRSGQNCVPETHEGPESHTAVVDHHPAWASAESNMERSAASHHEDPHEEEHPNPSHLAALLSTSTLRPRAIRDLDEDERRESTGSEVLLPNPRKTSFMIRPPSESLSSISGSTSPSLHTSEESDELGSLQGDMPMMPPAGGRRMSMSMFLDISSIMKK; encoded by the exons ATGGGTGACTGGAACCTGCTGGGCAGCATCCTAGAAGAGGTCCACATTCATTCCACCATCGTGGGCAAGATCTGGCTTACCATACTCTTCATCTTCCGCATGCTGATCCTGGGTGCAGCTGCTGAGGATGTATGGGATGACGAGCAGTCCGAATTTGTCTGCAACACTGACCAGCCAGGCTGCAAGGCGGTCTGCTATGACCGTGCCTTTCCCATCTCCCTCATTCGCTTCTGGGTCCTACAGGTCATCTTTGTCTCTGCACCCTCTCTGGTCTATATGGGCCATGCCCTCTACTGCATCCGAGCTCTGGAGAAGGAGCGCCACCGCAGACGGGCACAGCTAAAGGAGGAGATGGATGAGGCTGAGTTGGCTTTGGTTGAACAGAAACGTgtggagagggagctgaggagaCTGGACGAGCAGAAGAAGGTGAAGAAGGCTCCTCTCAGAGGCTCTCTGTTGAGAACCTACATCATCCATATCCTTACACGCTCTGTGGTGGAGGTCTGCTTCATCCTGGGCCAGTATGTACTCTATGGTGTCAGCCTGGATCCACTCTATAAGTGCGAGAGGCTGCCTTGCCCAAACAGTGTAGACTGTTACATCTCCAGGCCCACAGAGAAGACTATCTTCATGGTGTTCATGATCGCCATTGCTGGTGTTTCACTTTTCCtcaacattttggaaatatCCCACCTGGGCATCAGGAAAATCAAACAGACACTGTATGGAGAGAGGTACACGGAAGATGACAGTTTGATTTACAAGTCCAAGAAGAAGTCATCCTCGCCACACCTTTGTGTAATGAGCAATGTATCACCTCACAATGGGCCTTTGACTCAGACCTTCAAAGTGATTCCAGAGGCAGACATAAAGCCTCCTTATTACAACACTGGGCTCAAAGCCAACCAGGATGCACTAAGATACAACAACTTGGCTCATCTGGGACACAGTCAGACCAGCTATATCTGTCCCCAACCTAGGATGCCATCCAGGTCTGGCCAGAACTGTGTCCCTGAAACCCATGAAGGTCCAGAGAGCCACACAGCTGTGGTGGACCACCATCCAGCCTGGGCTTCTGCTGAGTCCAATATGGAAAGAAGTGCAGCAAGTCATCATGAGGATCCCCATGAGGAGGAACACCCCAACCCCAGTCATTTGGCAGCTCTGCTGTCCACCAGCACCTTACGGCCCAGAGCTATCAGAGACCTGGATGAGGACGAGCGAAGGGAGTCAACAGGGAGTGAGGTCCTACTCCCTAACCCCAGGAAGACCAGCTTCATGATCAGGCCACCATCTGAGAGCTTGTCCTCCATCAGTGGCTCCACGAGCCCTTCCTTACATACCTCAGAGGAGTCAGATGAACTGGGCTCCCTGCAGGGAGACATGCCTATGATGCCGCCTGCTGGAGGCCGAAGAATGTCAATG AGCATGTTTCTGGATATCTCCTCTATCATGAAGAAGTGA